A genomic region of Aphis gossypii isolate Hap1 unplaced genomic scaffold, ASM2018417v2 Contig00458, whole genome shotgun sequence contains the following coding sequences:
- the LOC114128788 gene encoding uncharacterized protein LOC114128788, with translation MSVGGRPKHSVWNMGFNRIKDPIIDNKYNALCMVCHKTLRNTSVDRLKTHRNICLFTSIPIPPKSSSPQSISNLMVSNNASKRKRIFINTSDSSDSEQIDTRDTPNENKLKETPLTISQIGSILSAQNDTLTFVPTTCSTPNKANINDNPKYSDDYDIDNTIEVSTDSTPTTSKKSIEFNFKEKKKKDKTMLQGPVRSFCDKITPSEIDKCNLALAKLFFGCNIPFSVIESLHFKNFCQSLRPAYKVPTRKVLSGRLLDDVFMKFCQSNSFKKNSALLIDGWKNESANTKNVACMLHSSSGEAMFLESFDMTGVRETSTELCKIVESCIDLAKKKHNTDIYAVITDNAANMVKMGRLSTLWHLTCNAHTANLLAKDLVPSDITAKVKQILKAFHGPDLEKELLFRGGYRIQLPCETRWCSYRDSFVNLKKNMPMMKQIIFDGQFSISTNVNTLLINDDFLNSVSDYINLFDPICVLINKCQSSKSNIADAAEEWLSLELSQSNNNFAANLENRRSSALTEYALAANFLHPTYNGLRFRKDNKHDDMDVAESFFLSVLDVDGLNSLHDYKTKQGIFSTLFEKKNLNYQAFWSYAKNKNVELAELAESLLALPSSTAQLERIFSNWSYVHSSLRNRLNNERSKKLVSVYYNLKIQEKNHSPSDEY, from the exons atgtcAGTTGGAGGTCGACCAAAACATTCTGTTTGGAATATGGGCTTTAATCGTATCAAAGATCCAATAATAG ataataaatacaatgctTTATGTATGGTTTGCCATAAGACATTAAGGAACACAAGTGTTGATAGGTTAAAAACCCACAGAAACATTTGTTTGTTTACATCTATACCTATACCACCAAAGTCAAGTTCACCACAGTCCATTAGTAATTTGATGGTTAGTAACAATGCAAGTAAGAggaaaagaatttttattaatacttctgATTCAAGTGATAGTGAACAAATAGATACACGGGATACaccaaatgaaaataaactgaAAGAAACACCATTGACCATATCCCAAATAGGTTCTATCCTGTCAGCACAAAATGATACACTTACATTTGTTCCAACTACATGTAGTACACCAAATAAggcaaatattaatgataatccTAAATATTCTGATGATTACGATATTGATAACACTATTGAAGTATCAACAGATTCAACACCAACAACCTCAAAAAAATCCATTGAATTCAActtcaaagaaaaaaagaaaaaagataaaacaatGCTACAGGGCCCTGTTAGATctttttgtgataaaattaCACCATCTGAAAtagataaatgtaatttagcTCTAGCAAAACTATTCTTCGGCTGTAACATTCCATTTTCGGTTATTGAAtcgttacattttaaaaatttttgccAAAGTCTTAGACCAGCCTATAAAGTTCCAACACGAAAAGTTTTATCTGGAAGACTTTTGGATgatgtttttatgaaattttgtcAATCtaatagtttcaaaaaaaattcagcACTTTTAATAGATGGTTGGAAAAATGAAAGTGCAAATACCAAAAATGTTGCCTGCATGCTTCATTCATCATCTGGTGAAGCAATGTTTTTAGAATCTTTTGATATGACTGGTGTTAGAGAGACTAGTACTGAACTATGTAAAATAGTTGAATCATGTATTGATTtggctaaaaaaaaacataatactgaCATATATGCTGTGATAACGGATAATGCCGCAAATATGGTTAAGATGGGACGATTATCAACACTGTGGCATTTGACATGTAATGCACATACAGCAAACCTATTGGCAAAAGACCTTGTACCTAGTGATATTACTGCTAAAGTTAAACAAATACTAAAAGCTTTTCATGGACCCGATCTTGAAAAAGAGTTATTGTTCCGTGGAGGTTATCGTATTCAATTGCCTTGTGAAACTCGTTGGTGTTCATACAGAGAttcatttgttaatttaaagaaaaatatgcctatgatgaaacaaataatatttgatggaCAATTTTCTATAAGCACCAATGTTAACacactattaattaatgatgattTTCTTAATAGTGTATCAGACTACATCAATCTTTTTGATCCAATATgtgtactaataaataaatgtcagTCTTCAAAATCAAACATTGCAGATGCGGCAGAAGAATGGTTATCGTTAGAACTTTCccagtcaaataataattttgcagcaaatttagaaaatagaaGGTCTTCTGCTCTTACTGAATATGCTCTCGCTGCTAATTTTCTACACCCAACATATAATGGTTTACGATTCAGAAAAGATAACAAACATGATGATATGGATGTAGcagaaagtttttttttatcagttttagaTGTAGATGGTCTCAATAGTCTTcatgattataaaacaaaacaaggaATATTTAGTACGctttttgaaaagaaaaatctCAATTATCAGGCATTTTGGTCTTATgcaaagaataaaaatgtcgAACTTGCTGAACTAGCTGAAAGTCTATTAGCATTACCTTCATCTACAGCTCAATTGGAAAGAATTTTTTCCAACTGGTCCTATGTTCATAGCTCATTGAGAAATCGCCTTAATAATGAAAGATCCAAGAAACTTGTAAGTGTTTATTACAACCTcaaaatacaagaaaaaaaccATTCTCCGTCAGatgaatattaa